AACGGGCATCTCGTCACCTATACAGCTGAAGTTCAAGTCCTTGAGTGGGATGTTTTTAACGACCTACAAACCCCGCAAGAAGATTCCGCTGGGAATACGGAGTTTCTATGAATCAGTCATTGTCAGATCCTACTGCGGAGCTCATCGCAGCGACTCAAAGCTTGGCAGCAAGTCACGAGATTGTAGTTGAACTTGAAAGGGCTAAGCGCAATATCGAACAGATGATTGATGGGCTAACCACATCTTTTGCGATTATCAGTGAAGCTGGAATTATCTATAAAGCTAATAGACTCATGGCGCAATACTTTAATGTCTCCATAGAAGAGCTTCTAGGAAGGCAGATATCAGACATCTTTCATCCAGAAGTATGGAGCGATTTCCAGGAAAAAGAAATGATCCTGATAAATGCAGAGCGCAAACATCACATCGAGATAGAACTACCGATAGTCGACTATGAGGGTAAAACTAAAGAAATCCTATGGACTATGCGCCCTCTCAGTGGCATTAGCGGTAATTTTCAACGTCTATACCAAATACTGGGACATGACATTTCCAAGGTAAAAGAATATGAGCGTCAGATTGATGTGATTTTCTCTCATATTCCCATAGGTTTATTTACAATTAATCGTAGCTTACGTATAGAAGGCACTTACAGTGAATATACTAAGACGCTTTTGGGATCAGACTCTCTCGACGGTAAATCACTTCTAGATTTGCTTTCTGGAATTATGGAAGGTTATTTAAGGGATCTTCAACTTAAAAAATTCCGGATACTTAAGGAAGCGTTCGGACAAAGTCATGAATGGTATGAGAAAAATAGAGTTCAGTTACCCAGTGAATTGGAGGTACAGCCTCTAGACTCACAAGAGAGCGTCAAAATCTGTTTAAACTATAATCCTGTATATATGCAGGATCACATTGATAGATTTATTATTATGATAAACGAAATAAAAGTGTCTGCAAAATAATTTTGGCTTGAGTATTGAGGCGACTCGAACGTGATTTTGGTGGACAGACTCAGTTCTGAGCCGCTTCTCCGATCGCAACTGGGATGAGAACGTCGATACGTACCGTCTCTCCGATAGGGTCAAAATCAGCGTCGTAGATTTCCATATCAGGTCCATCTAGCCTGTCATAATCCGATTCAGGCAGAAACTTGCCCCAGATGAAATCAAGAGTAGAAGCGAAGGCATCGAGAGGGCCATCATGGCGAAAGCGGGCATACCTCGCTCCTGGTATTAATCGCCTGATCATTCCAGGGGGTACTTCATCAGGAACCCGTTCCACCCGGCAACAAGCGAGGTAAGTCAGGTAAGAACCATAGCGGCTTGGTATATCTGCATCTTTGTTCATGCAGACCCCATAGGTCTGGTCGGAACAACGCCCGTTGATTTCATGTTGACGGGACATAAAATCATGCCACAGACGCCCCGCTTCTTGGACATGATCGGCGCCTAAGGCCCTCCCCATTCCCACATACCACGCTTCCTCCTGCAAAACCTCATCATGGAGAGCACAGAAGTCTCCTGCAAGATTTTTCAACATTTCTTGGCTCACTGGAGGACGTCCTTGAAAGAAAGGTTGCGGCTTTCTACGAAAAGCTCCAGGTGCCTGATTGAAAAAGCGTTTGAACGCGCGGTGGAATGACTGCTGGGATTCAAATTGAGCCTCTAGGGCGATATTGAGGATGCTAATCTTGGTCCTCATTAGTTTGTTGGCGGCCTCCGTGAGACGACGCTTGCGGATATAGTCGGCCAGGGGTTCCCCTACCAAAGCCGCAAATAGCCGCTGAAAATGATACAGGCTGTATCCAGCAGTCTCGGCCACTGCTTCAAGAGATATAGGGTGAGCCAGCTGGTTCTCAATATAGGCTAGAGCCTTTCGGACAGCGGGGATGTAGTGTTGCATATTAGTCTTTGATTTTAATTTGTTACAGCCTACAACACTCAAAATAGCACAAACGGTTAAAACCGTCACCGTTGAAGAAGATAGTCTTCCTATTGTCGGAAGGCGCAAGGAACTAGGCAGGCACAAAGAGGTCCGCCTTATATAGTATCCACTCATCTAATTTGAAAGGACACCGTAATGAATACAGAAAAAATGAAAATCAACGGCGGCATAATCACCGACAAACTCGCGGAAACAAGAGCCTTCTATATGGACCAGCTTGGCTTTCAAGTTACTTTCGACTCAGACTGGTTTTGCTTGCTTCACTGCCCCGGCAATCCCAAATCCGAAGTCGCCTTCCTCACCCCCCACCACCCAAGCCAGGGAGAGCTGTTTCAAAAGCCGTTCAAGGGTGATGGGGTTTTCTTCACCATTGAGGTTGACAACGTTGACGAAGTCTACGCCAAGATCAGGGCTAAGGGTGTCAATATCGCCCTCGATATCAGGGATGAGGAGTGGGGTGATCGTCACTTTGCGGTGACGGATCCTAACGGCATAGGCATCGATTTCGTGACTCACAACCCAAGATCGTAATATTCAATTCGCAAGTCAGGTAGAATGGATAAAATGGGGGATATGCTCCAAATTGCGATCTCTACTAGACGTGGAAGGTTAGCACTATTTACGATCCTTCGAAGGCTCAACAGCTTAGCCGTAAGAGCAAGCTTTGCTTTCCATAAGCTAGGAGAAGCCGCTCGAAGGACTTTTCTTTCAGACTGACTAATAAATATTCGTCTATAGAATTTCTAAAATCCAATTTCCTCTCCACCGTGATTTGCGACATTTTCCCTAGGAGATGAGGTTTCACATGAATCTATAATACAAGCGGATGCTTTACTACTAAGTTGGCGTCAGGAATGGTGCTATGTGTTTCATGCCACCCTAAAGAACACGACTCCAAACTTCAATGGCACTGCCTGACACTAGAGAGGTGGTATCAGCGGAGAAAGTAATCTCATTGTTGGTATAACTCATGACCGTGTGGATATAATAGGTATCTCCCTGGTGTTTTCCAGATATAGCTCCATCACCCAAGACGATAAATTGCTGAAAGGCTGCAGGTGCCGCCGCCATCGTGCGAAGTAAACATGAATCATTGGTTACTGTGACTTCACTGAGGGAGCTTACGACCAAAGTTCCAGTTTTAGGACTTTCCGGGCTTACACCAGAAGCGCTATCATTGTAGTAGCAGGTAACATTCCAGGTGCCTATCATCACGTCTTCGATTGGTAAAGGGTTTCTTTCGTTGCTTGCAAATGTCGTAGTACCCAAGTTGGTTGTAACGCCGTTTTCTACGGTGACGGATACATCTTTAATATAGGGAAACTTTTCTAGGCGTAGCGTATAAGTCCCCTTGGGAGTGAATAGGAGATTAAAGGCTCCATTGTCACCAGTTCGCACAAAGTAGGGCTCACCAGGAATGTACACATCCACTCCCGCAAGCGATACATTGGCATCTGCGAACGCAACTGTCCCAACGATGGCGGAAACTTGCCGAACTTGGTAAGTCCCGAGTGCAATAGTATCCAGCCCCTGGTCATCCTCGCTCACATCACTTTCTTTGAGTGAGACTTTTTTTCGAATGCCTAGGGCCTTGCCCTGGCCATCATCTGGGATTTCCACTCTAACGGTATAAGTGTATTCTTCGTCGACGGCTCCCACCACATCATCGTCTTCGGTAGTGCTAGTGTCACTACCCTCTGTGGAACCATCAGTTTGTGTCAGGGAATAGGAGCCATCCACTACAAGGCTACCAGGTGCCACATCAAAGGTATAGCTACCATCTTCGGCGATACTTGCCTCAGAAACGACGAGCCCATCATTTCTTTCGAGCAAAACCTCCTCTCCAGAAACCACCGTGTTATTGTTAGCATCTTCTCCATTTTCGATCGTGCCGGAGATGATTAGTGCCCCCGTAGGGACAGGGCTGTTACTCTCTAATATAGCTCTTTCATTCGAATCGCTGCTACCGTCATCGTTACAGGCAATCGAGAACAGAATTAAAAAGATAAACCTATGCATCTTAAATCCATGTTTAGCTAATGGTGGTACTGAATCCTAAGGGTATCAGCTCTTTAGCTACGATGGTAGTTTAACTTACATCCGGCATTAGTAGTAACAATCATCATGTAAGAAAGCCTTCTAGGCCGTTGAGAGGGTTTGCTCTGTAGAAGTCGATTATGGCTTGCCGCTCTTCTGGCAAAATCCATTAGAGCAATTAGTGCTGATACAGTTTTCATATAAGACTGATCGCATTCCATTCAATTATTTAAGTGTTTTGCTTGTCTTAGTTCCGCTTCATCTGGGAGATCTTCAATCCCTAGCTTTTTATCAGGTACTTCGTTCTCTTCCCACGTCCTGTAACCCCTACCAGCCCTCTATCTCGCAACCGCCCAAGTAACTTCTTCATACCCAACTCAGTCATCGGCACAAAATTCTGCAACTCAGCCCGCGATAACTCCCGATCAGCTAGTGCTTCCATAACAAGCTTCTCATTCTTACCGAGATTGCTATCAACAATGAAGCTGTCTGCCTTTTCAATAACATTCTCTTTCAAGTATCTAGCCTGCCTTGCGAGAATATTGCTGAAAAAGTTAATCCAAGGATGGTAATCAACTGTATTGCTTAGAAAGCTGGCTTTAGTTTCTCTTAGTCTAAGGTAATAGGCTTCCTTATTGTCTTCAATATACTTCTCATGAGATACATATGGTATCCACTCATAGCCATTATTGAGAAGAAGCCAGATAGTTAGAAGCCTAGACAATCGGCCGTTGCCATCTTGAAACGGATGAATAGCCAGAAAGTGCACTACAAACCAGGCAATGACCATTAGCTTTGGTGTATTGAGATCGATATGCTGGTGATATATCTCAATGAGTTCAGTCATTGCCGACTGAGTTTGCGGCCCTGGTGGTGTTGTTTCAAACCAGGTTCTTATTGGATTACCAATCTCATCTTGCTCAATAACATTATTAGGGGCTGTCTTGTAGTTCCCTCTTAGCTCTGGAGCGAGCATCTCGTTAGTAAATTGCTGAGTCATCAGTTGATGCAGGGTTTTGACATTGTGCTCGCTAATTCTATCTTCACCCGAGCTATCGTAGATATATTGAAGAGCATCAATATAGCCTGCGACCTCGCGTTCAGAGCGGGACGATATGGATGTAATCTTTCGCCCCTTAGCAACAAAGTCACCCACCTCTTTATCACTCATGAGAGCTTTTTCGATACGAGTTGAAGCCCCTGAAGAAGTTATGATCGAAGTCTTCTTTAGTGATGCAATTAGGCTTTTTGAAAGCCCGGTAGTCTTTACCCAGAGGCCCGTGACATGCTCAATTTCAGCGATGTTTCCCAGTACGTCCAGGTCTGGTCTGTATGAAGGTAATGTTCTGATTTCGAATTTCATAACTATCTATTATTATTTGAATGATTTTTTAGGTATACCGTATTTCTTTGTAAAGTATACCTTAACAGTATACTGAAAAACACAAGTAGTATATGGAAAAAGTATACTGAAAGGCTAAATCCCCAGAACTTTTCAAAAAACCCCTCACCAGCACTGCTGGCCAAGCCCTACAAGGATTTCACTCTGAGGTGGACCCCATGGGTTAGGCCAGTAGAAGTGATCTTTTAGTTATCCTATCATGCTGATTCTTTCGGGTCGGGAACCGGCCTAGGTGTGGAGAAGGCGCCTCCTGCTCTGAAGCAAGAAACTCCGTCTATACCTTAGCATGCTCGATAGAGACTGTGAGGCTTATAGGGATGTAGTTCATCGAATCAATTGATTATTGAAACAAGTCTTTAGCATATTAGAGGTTTTTCTCGATTGTTTTTAAGAGATTACCCAGTGCTGTTTGGTAGCTAAGCCGGATAGCTTCTTTTGATTCGGCAAATGCCGGTGGATTATCCCATTCTCCAGTGATGGGTGAGCGAACCTCAGCGGTATCTCGCCATACAATACGGTTTGTTCCTGTATCGACAAGGTCAAACTGTACTTGGGCATGTCCTTGGGGAGCACCTAGAGGAATAAAACCGTAGTAAGCTCTCTCAAGCCCGTAGCGGATCGGTTCGATGACGAGAATAAAATCGATTCCGTCTTTTTTTAGCTGACGATAATCAAGGTCCGCGTAGTGGATTTCATCTTCACCTTTTGTCCGTCGATCTTGAGATTTGAACTCAGGTAGCGACATAATTGTCTTGCTTTCTATAGTTACAACGTTTCTTTCCTGTCCCGAAAGTGCCTTGCTGAATTTACCCTCATAGCCATCGGTGTACTCATCATCAAGTCTCATGGCGTTGAGTGTCGCAATCAACGAGGAATTAAGACCTTGCGAGATAGCCATATCGAGAATGCCTTGAGCGCCTTTCTGATAGAACGTTGCTTCCGGGTGCTTCTTAGAACCTACACCGACTGTAGAGGATTTAACCTTCGTAAAGCTACTATCGAGGGGTATTTGGGTCGTCACGCAACCCGTAAAGATAATAGAGGCTAGAATTAAGGGTAATGATTTAAAATGCATAGAATTATTCCTGGTTCTGAAATAGGTTAGCTGTCCCCTTTATAGAGCTTCAATTTTGCCTAATATTGCAGCTGCCAATCTTGTTAGTTTGACTAAGCTGAACCGACTGACAAAAACCTAAGACTGCGATGCTCTACTGGAAAGGTGTTTAGCGCGACGTCGACTTTTACCATCTGTAAGGCTTAGACTTTTCCAGCACAAACTATATAGAGGAACGACATCCGTTTAGGAATCGCGACTATCAAGTTTGAGGGGGACGCTCAATATATCAGTGGCTGCTTATCAGATAATTGCTAGTTTGCAATTATCACTCCAGTGATCGTCTACAAGAGAACATGACTTCTGGCCTCTGAAACACGAGCTGCAGATATTGAAGGTTTTACCACAGGTTATGCAGACTTTTTGAACGAATGCCGCTGCCAATACTACTCCTCATGTCCTAGAAACGCTGACTCTTGATCTTACTATCCGGAAAGCATCAGAGGCTTGGGACGTACCATAGACAACAGTGAGGAAGCAAAAGCAATAAATTCGTCTCATTCAAAGTGACCGAAGGGTGAGCCAGTTTTAATACACCTGCCGAGCCCGTTTTCATGCGCTTTTTAAAGCCTGGCTACATTTGAGAATGACTATAAGATCGCTATGGAACTTTTTGGAAGAGGATAGATACTCCTTGAAGCAAGTGATTCATGAGAGAAGAGATTAAGGATGGATCATGGCCTGCCGGAAGGGTTAGGTCGATCTGCATCCCGAATTTATTTACGCTAATACGGATTGGCTCGACAGGTGAACAAGATTCATCTTTGACCAGATCAACCCTAGTGACTTCAATTGTCTGATGATCATCCGTTGCTACTGCCTCTGCCTTGGCTCTTTCTTCAGAAGTAGGCTTAGGTGGGATGAGCGCCGGTTCTTGCCCTAGCTTCGCAAACTCTTTTTTAAGTCTATTGAGATTAAGGCGCCGAGTGACCGAAACCCGAGCAGCAGTAAACCATGCTAGTAATCCAGCGGCTTCTCGCCACGAGTGATCGGGCATCGACTCGCTTTTGCGTGACTTGCTCCTACGCCAGGAGTCGACTGCTTCACGAACAGCCTCGAGTTTATGAACATGTGCTTGCATCGCTTGACCTCCTCAATTGTGAGAAGGCATTCCAACACAGATTTTATTTCAAGTAACGAACCGCTGCCGTGGGCATACGCTTAATCCCCTTTTTCTACAATAACCAATTTTTTGTCCGTTGCTAGATTTACTACGTCTATTTTCTTATTCAACAACATGGAATCTTTAGTAGTAACTTTGTAATCTGCTTCAGGTCTAGTGACAGTACCTTTTGTTAAAGCCTCTCTCATTGCCCCCCTAAACTCAGTGGTGGAAAGAGATATGACAGAGTCAAGCTGAACCGTTTTACCAACGTGCCCACCATGCGATCCTGCCTCAACGTGACTATTAAAAAGAGTACCGCCTAAAAGAATTGATAAGCTAGCCGCAAGCGTTCTTGTCATTGGTTAAATCCTCTTAAAAGTCGTCATTATTTTTTTCACGAAATTCTTCATCATCAATGGACCCAAAGCACAAGGAGACAACGGTTGGTCTACCATTTTGAGTTTTGTCTTTTGAGGTGTTAATTTGCTCAATAAGACCTATAAGATTTCTGAATCCATCTGCAATCAACTCTAACTCTTCTTCTGTGTATCTGTCTGCCGAAAAAAAGTAGCCCTTCAGTTTGTCTAGGTTATTTCTTACTAGGTCAGGGGCTTTTGTGCAGAGATCTAGAATCACGTCGTCATTGGAAAGGAAAAGCTCTTCAGAGTATAACCTCCCTGCTTTTTCTTCTAAGGCTCCAGCTGTTAGGAGTTTATCTATTTTTCTTTTGCCTTCGGTTCCAAGAAGTTTCTCTAGTGCCGCTTTGCTGTAGCCTTTCATGTTAGAAGTCGCAGCAAAAATCTTAAATCCTAGATGGTCGTCCTTATAATAGTCGTCCAAATTTTCGGAGTTAACCTGCCTCGGTCCTGGTTCTACATAGACCTTATTCTCTTTGCTCCCAGGAAACATGGCGGACATTACTTCATGATACTCAGAAGGAGTGGCTATGATGTCTAGCAATTTCCTAACATTTGTTTCACCTGGGGTAACAGTCCGATTCATAATCCTTCTCAAAGAAGATTCAGAAACTCCGCTTTTGCGGACAAGTGCCGCTACAGTTCTATAATCTGGTTCTAGCCACTTTTCAATAAGGGTGACCAACAAGTCCATCATGATCTTCATTAAAAACCTCAACCAATTTCGTGGTAGTGTTTCGTATTCATCATCTAAATAACTCCAAGACTCACCGTATACATTAATGGCTACTCGTAATCATCAAAAAAACATCAAAACATTAACACGTCTAATATGTTAGGCGTTACTCACGATCAAAACTTATAAAAAGATTGCTTAGATCAATAATGTAATGGTTGTAGTTTCCAATGTGTTTCTAAAGACTTTTTATACTCACTATCACTCTTAGTTTCACAAAAATTAACTTCTAATATGTTTCAAGTCAAATAGTCCTGAGTAATACTATGTGGTTGTTCTAACCTTCCATCTAAAGTAGGGATGACCGGCCACCACGGTGGAAAAAAAACCAGTCACCGTGACTTTCGGTTTGCCCTTATATTTATCTCTAGTTATCTTCCAACCAAGTTTTTCAAGGTTCATTTTTTTCTCTTCGTAACTGCAGGCCTGCATAGCTTTAAGAAGAAAGATAAAGGTTCATTTTTCTAAGTATGGGACGCTATCTAAAAGCAAAGAAAGTGTGAAGATAGAGCTAGCTCGCCGCACTGCTGATTACTCAATCTAAACAAGTTATCGATTTCTTATTGGAGGCTTCAACATATGAAAAATTTGTGTTTAGCGTTCGCTCTATTCTGGAGTGGCTATATATATGCCAGTGCATTCTCCAGCCCTTGGCCTCCGGTAGGAGGTCCTGGTGATCCATTTTTGCCAAAAGATAAAGCCGATCAGGCTAAGACTTATCTATCTCGTTACATGGAACTTCAAGACTCGTTCAAAGCCAGCTTACAGCGAAGCGTCTTTTCTGAAACAGATACTATTAAGCTTCTTTGCTTCAACTATGGCTGGGAAACGTGGTCAGATGCCTACCGAGCATCGCTGGCATTAGAACTATCGGGCCAGTACCGTTCACAAGCTATCCCTGCTAGTCTGGACAAATACAAAAACTTAGTAATAGATGAAAATGAACTACTACTACTATTTTTGCCACAGGCAGATAGCTTCAGCGACGCTTTGGAATCGTCTTTAGAAAAATTTTTCGTTTATCACGGACACGAATCGCGTATCGATCTTTTCAGGCCGTATTTTTCCAGATTTGAGCAACGACAGATGGCTTGCGAGAACGATGAACTTATCGATGAAATCTCTTCGAAAGTCACTTTTGAAGACACAATCTATATATCAACCCCTAATTTTGGTCTCGGATTTGCCGGGTCCACAAACTTAAAGCTTGAGGATGCGG
This sequence is a window from Pseudobacteriovorax antillogorgiicola. Protein-coding genes within it:
- a CDS encoding helix-turn-helix domain-containing protein; amino-acid sequence: MKIMMDLLVTLIEKWLEPDYRTVAALVRKSGVSESSLRRIMNRTVTPGETNVRKLLDIIATPSEYHEVMSAMFPGSKENKVYVEPGPRQVNSENLDDYYKDDHLGFKIFAATSNMKGYSKAALEKLLGTEGKRKIDKLLTAGALEEKAGRLYSEELFLSNDDVILDLCTKAPDLVRNNLDKLKGYFFSADRYTEEELELIADGFRNLIGLIEQINTSKDKTQNGRPTVVSLCFGSIDDEEFREKNNDDF
- a CDS encoding VOC family protein, with product MKINGGIITDKLAETRAFYMDQLGFQVTFDSDWFCLLHCPGNPKSEVAFLTPHHPSQGELFQKPFKGDGVFFTIEVDNVDEVYAKIRAKGVNIALDIRDEEWGDRHFAVTDPNGIGIDFVTHNPRS
- a CDS encoding Fic family protein translates to MKFEIRTLPSYRPDLDVLGNIAEIEHVTGLWVKTTGLSKSLIASLKKTSIITSSGASTRIEKALMSDKEVGDFVAKGRKITSISSRSEREVAGYIDALQYIYDSSGEDRISEHNVKTLHQLMTQQFTNEMLAPELRGNYKTAPNNVIEQDEIGNPIRTWFETTPPGPQTQSAMTELIEIYHQHIDLNTPKLMVIAWFVVHFLAIHPFQDGNGRLSRLLTIWLLLNNGYEWIPYVSHEKYIEDNKEAYYLRLRETKASFLSNTVDYHPWINFFSNILARQARYLKENVIEKADSFIVDSNLGKNEKLVMEALADRELSRAELQNFVPMTELGMKKLLGRLRDRGLVGVTGRGKRTKYLIKS
- a CDS encoding PAS domain-containing protein; protein product: MNQSLSDPTAELIAATQSLAASHEIVVELERAKRNIEQMIDGLTTSFAIISEAGIIYKANRLMAQYFNVSIEELLGRQISDIFHPEVWSDFQEKEMILINAERKHHIEIELPIVDYEGKTKEILWTMRPLSGISGNFQRLYQILGHDISKVKEYERQIDVIFSHIPIGLFTINRSLRIEGTYSEYTKTLLGSDSLDGKSLLDLLSGIMEGYLRDLQLKKFRILKEAFGQSHEWYEKNRVQLPSELEVQPLDSQESVKICLNYNPVYMQDHIDRFIIMINEIKVSAK
- a CDS encoding effector binding domain-containing protein, producing the protein MQHYIPAVRKALAYIENQLAHPISLEAVAETAGYSLYHFQRLFAALVGEPLADYIRKRRLTEAANKLMRTKISILNIALEAQFESQQSFHRAFKRFFNQAPGAFRRKPQPFFQGRPPVSQEMLKNLAGDFCALHDEVLQEEAWYVGMGRALGADHVQEAGRLWHDFMSRQHEINGRCSDQTYGVCMNKDADIPSRYGSYLTYLACCRVERVPDEVPPGMIRRLIPGARYARFRHDGPLDAFASTLDFIWGKFLPESDYDRLDGPDMEIYDADFDPIGETVRIDVLIPVAIGEAAQN